The following coding sequences are from one Bacillaceae bacterium S4-13-56 window:
- a CDS encoding prepilin peptidase, whose protein sequence is MLTYLFIVGLILGSFFNVVGLRVPKQKSIIAPRSSCPTCHHTLTWKELIPVLSFLWQRGRCTNCKKKISSIYPVMELLTGVLFAFSYYVLGYGMEMFIALSLISLLHIITVSDLSYMIIPNKILLVFLVLFIFLRIITPLNPWYDAGMGFIAGLVLLLLIALVSRGGMGGGDIKLFAVLGIALGLKKLLLAFFLSAFFGATIGLIGLIVGLVKRKNPIPFGPFISMGALISYFYGTEIVNWYFSLFL, encoded by the coding sequence ATGCTAACGTACTTATTCATTGTAGGGTTAATATTGGGATCTTTTTTCAATGTAGTAGGTCTAAGAGTTCCTAAGCAAAAATCAATTATTGCACCTAGGTCTTCTTGTCCAACCTGTCATCATACATTAACTTGGAAAGAATTAATTCCAGTACTTTCTTTTCTTTGGCAACGAGGGAGATGTACAAATTGTAAAAAAAAGATTTCTTCTATCTATCCGGTCATGGAATTATTAACTGGTGTTTTATTCGCATTTTCATATTATGTACTTGGCTATGGTATGGAAATGTTTATAGCCTTATCCCTTATTTCGTTACTTCACATTATCACCGTAAGCGATCTTTCATACATGATTATTCCAAATAAAATATTACTTGTTTTTTTAGTTTTGTTTATATTTCTTCGCATAATCACCCCATTAAACCCTTGGTATGATGCCGGTATGGGATTTATCGCAGGATTAGTTCTGTTACTCCTTATAGCGCTAGTTAGCAGAGGAGGAATGGGGGGAGGAGATATAAAGCTCTTTGCCGTTCTTGGCATTGCATTGGGTCTTAAAAAACTACTATTGGCATTTTTCTTATCTGCTTTTTTTGGGGCAACTATTGGATTGATTGGATTGATAGTAGGATTAGTCAAACGCAAAAATCCAATTCCTTTTGGACCTTTTATTTCAATGGGAGCATTGATCTCATATTTTTATGGAACTGAAATCGTTAATTGGTATTTTTCTTTATTTTTGTAA
- the pilM gene encoding pilus assembly protein PilM: MGLLSNNKIANIEIQDYVIRYSEIRHNKKPIIVTNINQHYLPEGIVENGKVVNHELFLRTLRKCVRKWNLKGKQIRFIVPDSSVIVRTVQVPANIEEEEIKGHIYFELGHSIHLPFDNPVIDTAILEKNEEFQQVLLVASPTEIIDLYQGFFENEKTNPIVADISALCQYRLFYHYDLTNSKDNYLLVQFNVKSVTLSIFEKHKPVFSQQITIPYLDDTLFQQIGSLTKEQFNIKKMLLAFEEVYTEIERVLRFYQYSLNKGDKKITKFLATGDHPYINEVLDGVKNRMDQIPVITLDPRTIQTTKDVKIGYQFYNVIGLAMKEGF, encoded by the coding sequence ATGGGGTTATTAAGTAATAATAAGATTGCAAATATTGAGATTCAAGACTATGTTATTCGTTATTCAGAAATAAGACATAACAAAAAACCTATCATTGTTACCAATATAAATCAACATTACTTACCAGAGGGTATTGTGGAGAATGGAAAGGTAGTAAATCACGAACTATTTTTGCGAACATTAAGAAAATGTGTTCGTAAATGGAATTTAAAAGGGAAGCAAATTCGTTTCATTGTTCCAGACTCTTCAGTTATTGTACGTACGGTACAAGTGCCTGCTAATATTGAAGAAGAGGAAATAAAAGGGCACATCTACTTTGAATTGGGTCACAGTATTCACTTGCCATTTGATAACCCTGTAATTGATACAGCTATATTAGAAAAAAATGAAGAATTTCAGCAAGTGCTTCTTGTTGCTTCTCCAACTGAAATTATAGATTTGTATCAGGGCTTTTTTGAAAATGAAAAAACAAATCCTATTGTTGCGGATATATCCGCACTCTGCCAATACAGACTTTTCTATCATTATGATTTGACAAACAGTAAAGATAATTATTTACTTGTTCAATTTAATGTTAAATCCGTTACATTGAGTATATTTGAAAAACATAAGCCAGTCTTTTCGCAGCAAATTACTATTCCTTACTTAGATGATACACTTTTTCAACAAATTGGATCTTTAACAAAAGAACAATTTAACATTAAAAAAATGCTGCTCGCATTCGAGGAAGTTTACACTGAAATCGAAAGGGTACTTCGATTTTACCAATATTCGTTAAACAAGGGAGACAAAAAGATTACGAAATTCTTGGCAACAGGGGATCACCCATATATAAATGAAGTATTGGATGGTGTCAAAAATAGGATGGATCAGATCCCAGTAATTACGTTGGATCCTAGAACAATTCAAACTACTAAAGATGTGAAAATAGGCTACCAATTTTATAATGTTATAGGTTTGGCGATGAAAGAGGGATTTTAA